Within Rhododendron vialii isolate Sample 1 chromosome 12a, ASM3025357v1, the genomic segment cacctcgggtctatttccctcgagcgcaaggtcaccccgagtctattccctccatagcaataatcagttgggtcacctcgggtctagttccctcgggtcttttccctcaatagcAATAATCAGTTGGATCActtcgggtctagttccctcgagcgcagggtcacccctagtcttttccctcaatagcgaccacttgggtcaccgtTCACATTTTTCATAATCGTCAtcgtttcataatcaatttcatcatcactCTGTCAAGTGTGCCACAAAACTTTAATCAACCATTGCATAGCTCTACAAATGTGCAAGTCCATACATTTTCATTAATTTACCCATTCGCATCAGACATAGCGTATTaagcctatatatacataatcctacaatactctatacattagtttctacacttgaaccTCATAGGACGGGggccaaaagaattgaaagactTGACGAGTCGTGAGGACACTAGTTATTATATCATCTCAACAGTTGTTTCACAACAtcgattttcacttcaagcattctaaacaatctaccaatccaccacacgtcctcaccgtacgtCTAAGTACACTCCTATACTTTCACATACCACATATCAGCCCACGTCTAGACTCTGTGATGCCCGAtcttctagtttctatacttggagtccgtaaaacatatactaaaggaatctaaagaATCCTACGAGTCGAGAGAAAACGGATTGCAAGACTACTCATCGggtccctagacatgttcaagTATATCGTTCGTATTTCAATGTGTAATAACgtccatttttcatttatttacaCAACGAGTTTATTTATGTCTATCGGACACCGCTCTAGTGTGAAACAAGTAACACTCTTCAAAACACTAGAAAGaatgcataaccaaacccaTTGGAGTCGatgagaaatttcaaaatgtgatttggaagatataggaaagcagctgaaagatactacAGTAGCTCAATCTCCTATCGGTAGGTGAatgagtcctaccggtagaacttgacctACCGACAGAGATTGGAAACTGGAAACTGGAAGGCCAACATTTGAACGAAAACTTGAAGGCCAACATTTAAATGAAAACTTGACCTATCTatcggtaggtgaacaagtcctactgGTAGAACTTGACCTACCAATAGAAACTGAAAACAGGAAGGCCAACATTTGAACGaaaacttgacctaccggtaggtatcGGTAGGTGAACGAGTTCTACTGGTAGAACTTGACCTACTAGTAGAAACTGAAAACAGGAAGGCCAACATTTGAACGAAAACTTGAAGGCCAACATTTGAACGAAAACTTGACCTACCGGCAGGTGAAAAGCTCCTACCAGTAGAAGTTGAATATGTTGAGCAACTTTTGTTATTGGAAAATTTCTCAAtcgtcctaccggtagggagagcAACTTACAGACGATTTCAATAGAAAATTTTAGGTTTCGATCCAATCTTAATAACAACCGATACCAACTCGAACAAAGCATAGAagcactcaaataacatataaagagaggtagaatttcctaccttaaaggttttgagcaaaacccgaccttttgaccaagtcaaccatagctccacgaggtccgatcacaaattttcttggatattcgaaAAATCTGTACTCCGTATAGCAACTTTTATTCTCGgaccttgtccggaatcacaccttaggtagatgaaatcgaagagagaagagaggagggagTTTTTGGAccgagagaagaagagagagagagtgagccgagagtgagggagagaaaaATGGGAGTATTATTCTCTCCTTGGGAAATAAAAGAGGTGGGGGGAGGAATCTCCTGCTCTCGCACCACACCCTCATACGTGCACCTTTCGCATAATCACCCCTATATCATTCCACGAATATGTTACACTGAATATTTGCACCGTCTATTTCAATGGGCCGTACgagatttacaaaaaaaaaataaaacatacagcccaaaaatatgggtctctacaccTACCTTGGGCCCGGGGTGGCCCCGGAGCTTCAACTCCCTCCGAGCCTctgagttttaaattttttattttgtatatacctaattttaaatattattgataattattcatgtatagccatttataatcttaataattttggtttgatttgataaaaaaatttattttacattctcatttctcaattttttccataaataaaaaatacttacGTGATTGTTGAAGttgcctaaagaaaaaaaataaaatgtactATTGATATATTTTAACTGCATTAGACTAGAATCATTTTaatatacaaatgtaatgtattgaaaaataaaatttttataatataataagtatatgtttcgataaaaaatatatgtctattaatCCGGCCCCCCTCGGATCAAAATCCTAGCTCATTGGGGTGCTTTCCTTTTAGAAGCTATATACTTCTCATAATCACCCGTACATTTTAACAAGTGCACATGGACCATGGCATGGCATCAATAGTTTCGAAGTGCAGTGTTCAAAATTTTGGCACATTTTACACATGGAATACGAACTTTTCAATGAAGTGATCGAACATGCAGTATTTGGCAACTGTCACTTCGACTTCGCGGCCAGTTTTCACGTGAAGAATTTCCTTGCGATCGCGGTTGATACAATGTTATTGCCCACATATGATGTGATACCACTTATCGCTCGAACACAAACTATCGGGTGTGCATAGTGAACCTCATCAAGCAAATAAAGTGGCGAATTTTACGACTACTTCCGTGAGGGAAAGGTGCACTTTCGATCTGGATGTACATCAGACGGACCCATtggtccttttttcttttccgtaGTTACAATCACTGGGGTTGGCTTGAAACTTTTCCTCTAGCATTGCTCGGTGTATGTTCGGCAATAAGACAATATGCACCTAATATTTAGGCGAGGCCGGGCCAAACCTAAACATccttgaaagaaataaaatgagttTCAATAGACACACATGTTTCAGATGTTTCAATGATCACCATGTGTGTATTCGGTAGATTCGGTTCAAATCCTTGAAAGAAATAAATGGTTGAAGATGGGGACACTTTaggaaatataaatattttaaatgaaTGTAAAGAGTAAATTGGGGTTTTAGAGAAATTTTACGTATCCCAATTGaatagctaattttttttttttttccattcgttAAACATAATCTATGCTATCTTAGGAGACTTGAGGGAGGGAAATGAGACTTACGAGAATCGAACCTTGCCCAGATGCAGATGGGCATAAGACCTCACCATTGAGTTGAGGCAGCCAAATGCGCCTATGGGTCCCCGATTCATGTGAGTGAATGATCAAATCAAATGGGTGCAAAAGGGTCTTGTGGACATTGCAATTTTTAGTTCCAATGATCAAATTCGTTGGCAAAACTAGTTCAACAACTATCCAATCACATGGCAACATGTGGCAAAAGGGAAAAGGCTCCTTATTTCTCAACACGTGGGCAACTTTGTGTCTATTTAAAGAACAAATCATTTCCATGAAGTGCAGAGTGTGAAGTGTAAACACACCCCTTATCCTATCGATCGAACTTGGCTTCAACTTACCATATACTTGTTCCTTCCTTCCAGTTCCATtattcttttgattttgttgagACACTCTTCGCGTTCTGTTTAGAAATGGCATCAGAATTGCCAAATTGTTTGAGTTCTTCGACCGGTATAGATGCACTTGACGAATTAGACGCCACAGAAATCGACGAATCCCTTCTGAGAGACTTACTAGAAGAACTAGAGGAGGATGAAGAAGtcaaaaatgaccaaaacaGTTGTAGTACTTGTGCAGTTCAACCTACAGAAGCTACCGCTATGGAAACCGTGCATCCGGGGATGCTCGGTTGCGATGAGTTCTCGGAGCAAATAACCAGGTCCCACGTGCACGACTCTTTGTGGCTCGATATCATGGAAATGGATCCACCATCACCAATGATAATGAATGAGATGATGACGACGATGTGGTATGGAGAGTCATGTGTGGAGGAGGGGATAGGTGGAGGAATGGTTGATTTTGGGGGGAATGGATCAGAGGAGTCTCATCTCTATCATCATGGAGCTTTATCCATCGATAATTATGAAACTCCTTATGGCTTCTTGTGGCAGCATGACAACTTGTAatgttgttttccttttatttagaTATGGATTGTTCTTAAATCTATCGAAACCTTAGCCGATTGATGATGTTCTTTTTTTAATGGAGGAACAGCCCTACAGCCAAACTACTATATGGTCCTGACTGCGCAACTCAAACCTCCAGAGGAGCTAGTGCAGCCATGGCCCCCACATGCATACTGCTGGGTACTCATCTGATGGAGAATTAAACTCTAGACCTTGAGGAGTACTTCCAAAGCCTGAATATCTGCCCGGGGCAACCCATATGTGTGCTGATTGatgatgaaaaaacaaaatgatttcCTGCTTAATAAATTATGAAAAGTCTAAAGATACGAGTATGACTTATTTACGAAGCCGctgtaaaaatataatttacgAAGTTGCTTGATCTCAGCCGTCCATTTTGGCATTGGACTGGTccaattttaatgaaactttttccgaagaaagtttaatttttccccagaaaagtttcattaaaatccggaccatcaAATATACTTTGGACGGCTGCAATTCACCCTCGTAAACTACTATTCACGGAAAGCTCCGTGAATTAGTTTTCTCCTAAAGATACACATTTGCACCTCACTTGCACTCTGTGCGGGTCCCCTAGTTCATGTAAGTATGCATGTATGTAAGAGTGTGTGTATAATGTATCTGTTGCTAGCATGTTGAATAGTAATTTATACTATATGTCAAGGTACATCTTTGCTCTAATTATTTGTTCTTTTGAATTGTGAAGTTCGTACcatgttcaaaaaaagaaaactacatAAGTTGTAAAAGGCATTCTTGTTCAGCAAAGAGTTGAAATCTTGGACAGAAGATTTCTTCAAGAACGAGAGAGAGATTTCATTGCCCACGTCTAGTACACTTCTGCTATGCCAATTCCAAcattaattgaaattttttgtacaCAATGAGAAATCTCCTTCAGGTGAAGCTGTGAACACGACGGTTTACTCGTTGAATAGATGTCCAAGTCCAAACAAAGGCTCTCGCAAACAAAATCCCATTCAAAGATTGAGCATTTAAAGTTAtcagattgagatgatttttccCTGGGGCATTTGAAAAAACATTCTACAATTAATTAATGAACGACTTAGATTGTTTTTGTAGAAACATATAATAAGCCTAACATTGCGATCTGCGTAGAATCTGTGCGGTGAAAATCTGGGTCCGAAAATCTGTGTACAATACATAGCAActctgtcacgccccgccctgCAAATGGCACCCAGAGTGGGCCCGAGTCAGtgcggccacgtggcattccacacaatagaccacaccacactctacaaccaatcagaatacaatttagcggaagacttctcacttaaaatacaaccaagtcAATGCCAAAACCTCAACTCACAAGTTATAATAAATACCCCTCTCTCCAATTAATTACATAACATTTAGGTTAGCTTCTAGACGAATCAGCTACGcaacaatctaaccaaagacATCACCCGACGCTAGTCTCAGCACTCTCCAAAgcgttgaccagtagtggacccactctaagccacctgctacctggcagtccaaaaaggaaaatcagagtgtgtgagatatagaaatgctcaataaaatgtcacaatacccaaaagaatatcaataagaatattcaccaccaacataactgcaatATCCATATGAGTACATTAGTTATAACTACCACATCtgccaaacatagcaatattatccaataaacaaccacataGCAATAACTGAATCAACGACAGCATGAATATAAATCACATAAGCATGtagtgacacgtctgccacatcccatgtacccaaggtattgtgtcccgcacaccaagCTCCCATTCACCCTAAATAGAACAGCACGGCACACGACAAGGTGTAACTCACTCCACAAACCTTatacgggtacaatcaacatacaccaATCATGCATGCCAGTAACTAAACCAACCATAGCATGATGCAGAACCAACATGTTAACATCTTATTGAAGATATaagatatcaaacacactcacctgtgAGTCGACCGAAGTATGCCAACTTATGATTTTGGCACCTCCTGATTACTCAGCTCGTTACCTAACCACACGCTTAACCGTATTAGTAATAAGTTCAACGAACGATCAACACAAGAATAATAAGCTCATAAGGAACTAAACAATGGCCAAAGAATAACACACATGAAGTTCAAACACAACAACACTCCCAAAATAACAAGACATCCTACAACCAGCCTGTCTTTAAAAGACTGTAGCATTTTATAGGATCAAAGTTGGGTCATGAAACCAtcaccattagaaagtagactttcaGTACACCATTATCGATATAGAGTTTGTCCTAAATAGATTTCGAATGACAAAGTTACGACTGTCCAAAGATGCACACTTAGAAACACAACTCTGCAGTTTCTGCAGAACAGCCTgtgatcgaatgctcattaaaaatcacatactcaatttTTTCCATTAATTCTAataccaaaacatcaccaattgatcagtgtttaagactcatgagaacccataGCCAGTAAGTACATTTAACTATGACAACATTGATGAATAACATAGCTCCAAAACCTGCCCAGATTTCCAGAGTTAAcaaaacctgaactttaattctaaaactgctataatctagaaagaaccacgacacaacccatacatattcagaaagatatatgagtctagtttcggaatcaagaaacggtgtgtaaaaccgatacccgagcaagaagttatgcccgtgtttccaacacgtgtctgtgctgcCTGCACAAACGCGAATCTGATAGCAGCTCGGTTCACGAATTTTGTAGGCCAAACCACTTTgtgttattttctgaaaatttaacacgatgcaATACACTCACAGATAAACATTcaggatttttttcaagaatttagaagatttctaggtaccttgaataaattcgtcaaaaacaggacagTTTCAACTTGGTTCAACACAGTTAACATATTCATAATATACCacgaattttctgaaattaaaccCAATTCCAACCTCAGAAACCCTCTCTCATGGCTTCAATTCAGAGCTAGCAATATGCCAAGTATGAAATTAAACAATAAAATCATTGATTTAAGTATAGGAAAGCATGAATTACCAAATAGGGTCTTCAATTCAAGTTCTAATCATAAttcccttttcttctccttcttctccctccaccgttgctctctctctctctctctctctctctctctacgttggaacaagaagaaaataggGGAAGAAATATCCCCCAAAATATCCCCCAGGATATTTGATAAAGGCTATGGGAAAATTATTGTATGCAATTGAAACATAAACTTACTTATGCTCCACCCATGAATCACATACAAGCCCCTCGAACTTCCGTCATAaacaaatcaaccccaaaaacatataattcaattaaaagatgaattaaatactctaatattcgggacgggtattacaaactctctcttcgatttcatctgtCAAAAGTTCGTGATAGGATTGGTGGTATAGACTGAACAAGAAATAAgaacaatggaaaagaaaggaatttcAGATTGAGAGCTCTCGTCTCAACTGCTTTTCGTTACAATTTTCAACATGCCCTTCACAGCTTCTTCTTCCCCTCTTTATACACGAAACCAAAACAAGGAAAAACTGACTCAACTAATCCACCTCAACTAACCCAACTCAACTAATCCCTCACTTTACATAACTAATTAAATTACAAACTAAACGGCTCAAGTTTTACTCAGTTGCGCTGCACGTGTTCTCCCACGGTCCAATTAGGCCCAAGACGTTGAGGGCTTTGCCAAATTCAGTCCAGCAAAGCTACCTTAATTCGGTAGTGTATCAGTTCGGAAATATACTGGAGCCACAATGACAAGATCCGAAATTCTAATTTTGTAGCGTCGGTTAGATTACGATTTCTCAGAAAGATTCGGTTAATCGGATTACGATAGGCATCAAAACAAGTCATATCTTTAAAATAACTTTTGCGTTtaaatatatacaattttttttttatagaaatgcATTTCTCCACAAGCCACATGATATGATCGGTTCTGATCATCATCCTGATCTTGCAGAGTTGgttaaaaatgcatttttcaatGCGCttggtctggattttaaaattactctttcaggaaaaaaaatttcctgaAGAATtgttttaaaatccggaccgttcaaaaaCATGAGATTGAGTAGCGCTTCTAAGACGCTGCACCATCCTGCCTTCCTCCCAGATCCGTTTCGTTTGATGAAAGAAATTGGCTTTTAGTTGACCCCTTTATAATTTTACCTCACTATAATGCATGCTAGGTTTGGATTATTGGGagtgtctttatttaatttttatttatttttacatttgttagttttgtatcaaatttttatatcttattgattcatcttgacgagaagaatcgaaaaagtaaaaaaaattgatcgaaactcatttattttataaaagacaaaaattagtgaaaagacagctttttgacttcttctttctttatttttttgtcttcttttaaaaaattatgagtttcgataaaaaaaattatacttttttgatttctctcgtcaagtaaaatcaataaatcataaaagtttaacgcaaaaaaaaaagacaaaaaaaaaaaaaaagattacttccaactttttaatccaaatctaGCTGCAGTATCcttctaggttttttttttttttttttttcccggcaGTATCCTTCAAGTTCTAGGATTTTACTAGAACACAAACATATGTGATATGGGCCAACTTGtaattcaaaagaaattaatgacATGCACAGCAGCATTTACTAGCATGAATTCAATTTCAAAACATAATATTGTACATCATAAATGGAATCACCAATCCCCACATTAGGTGCATATGAATGGTGATCCATGGAGATCAGATGACAAGGAACAACTTAGGCATCTTCTCAGGAGGAAAACCGATTGATatccaaaacatcaccaatttgTTGAAGAAGCTTTCGTTGGATCCTGTTTTTTCAACACCCAGAATGACCAGCAAACAGAACAAATCGATCGGCTTTAATTTTGGTAAACATCGTTCGACTAGGAACTAAACGCTTTGATATCTTTGTCTTGCTGGAAATGAAGCATGTCCTGTTCATCTAACCTCACCCATGCTTCGATTCCCATTCCACATTTTGTGTCAAATAGGTTTGCAACCTCTCTGGGTTTGTCGTAAGTGCTTACCCAGACGGGCTTTCCCCACCCGAAATCAGCTTCATACAGCGGGAACCTACACAAACTAGTAATCGCGTAGAAATCAACCTCCTCGTCAACTGAACGCTTGCCTGGCTCTGCGAAAAGCTTTTTAACGACGCGAAAAAAGTCCTCCTCACCTGCCAACATTGCTTCTTTGCAACTTGCCAGGGTGTTTCTTATTGCATCCCCTGCAAGACCTGCCAAGTCATGCAACTCCATCTTGCTCTGCCCGGGTAGAAACAGTGCGGTTGACAGTGTGAAGAAGTTTCCAAAAGCGTTATCGGACTCCGGAAGTCCTATTTTCCGTCTTAGGCCGGTGGGTTGGACAAGTTGATAAGCCCTCAGGTACCCGTGTTTCGCTTGAGACACGCCGATGAGTGCCCTCCAAATCAATGCCGACACTAACTCGACCCGTGTTTTGGTGCCCCCAACTTTGGCTTTTAGGGATTTTATCGATGCTCCGTCGAACACGAACCTCCTCGTGACTACTTTTTTTGTCCTGATGATCGATGAAATATTCAAAATTCATGGAACAGTACTTCTAATCCTACCAAATCATGACCACcgtgttcgttttgggattttggataatgaatggaGAAAccgagatagatagagaaatgagagtaataattgaaagaaaatttatttattgaaaaccgtgcacagagagagaatTCCAAATCCCAAAACCAACAAGGTCGACTAGTCATGAAAACCAAGAACATGATGTCATGCTTCGGAAATATTTGCATCATCACCAAAAATTGTACTCCTATTGAGTTTTCATAACTCTTATATGGCAGGTAAAATTAGACCACACATTGGGtgagtttggattaaaaagttgagtgacttatttttttgttcttattcaattttttttttacatttgcttgttttgtatcaaacttttgtgCCTTATTACTtcttctcgacgagaggaatcagaaaagtaaaaacttttgatcgaaattcaattttttgaataaagacgaaaataagtcaataagtcagcttttttttacttgttcttgtcttttttttaaaaattatgattttcgatcaaatttttttatttttccgatttctcttgccgagacgaatcaataagtcacaaaagtttgatgcaaaactaacaaattcaaaaaataatttgaataaaaacaaaaaaagagagagttacTATtccacttttaaagccaaaAGAGGccgatcttttatttttctttagctttaacacacacacacacacacatatatatatatataagagatAGGCCTTGTTTCCGCTAGACTACAactttttttattctaattttttttcgagttttttagttttgcttcaaactttaatgtattattgattcatctagacatgagaaatcgaaaaagcatatgctgtgtttggatgagtttttgagaaatttttgaaatattttttgggttatgagtggagagagaaatgagagtaaaaaTTGAAAGTAGGGACAATGAGTGGagtgagataaaaaaaagaaataagaataatgattggagatagaaataatgagtggagagcaATGATTAATAGTAGggataatgagtattttttgagttgaattttatttttttcaaaaagggcACCGAGCAAGGCAAAAAACTTATgaattttacacaagtatttttgaaaatattcaaggAAAAGCCCAAAAGtcttacttttccgattcctcttgtcaagatgaatcaataatacataaaaatttggcataaTACAAACAACcactaaaaaaatatgaataaagacaaaaggaaAAGCTAGCTGTGGTTTACCACTTGTATATTTTAGCTGAAACGCCCCATAAGTATTCGTCTAGACGaatgaaattaaaaaacaattaaaatatagatcaaacttgaaaaaaagagagtatacATACataaacaacaaataaaaaaaaattaaactaatcttcttcttttatccTTACTGAACTCTTTTaagattttgatcatatttttttctctttttcattaAATTCTCCTCGTCATGAagaatgattaataaaaaaaataatgtttgaatctaacaaaaattcaaaaaagacaacaaaattaaatcaCTTCATAGACCATACTCACCATTTTTCACTCCATAGGCACGGCACCTAATTATATTACTATCACAGAAAAAATATCGGCCAACAAAAATTTCTTTACTCTTTGAATAGTTATTTTAAAGATTAGTAAAATTTCTTTCaccgttccaaaaaaaaaacaaaactaccaGTATATACATGTGCATGACAAATATATATCTTGCATACTTTGTTCCTCACCTGGGTGTGGACTTGGGCTCTTGTGACGATCTTGCCGGGATGACTGAGCCTAACTCGAAACTCAGGCGATTTATTTCACCTACTGCTCCCCTGCTGGTTTTCGTCCACGCATCAAAAAACGCGGCCAATGTAAAGCCGTCGCCAATCCCATGAAATATCTGAACAGAAATCGCAATTCCCCCGCACTCGAAAACGTTAACTTGGAGTGCTAGTACCGGGATCGCAGTCCCGTTACCGAAAGAACCAACTTCCTCGTCTTCTGGGACAAGAAGAATCAGAAGCTCCGGCCCCCCGTGGACTATACGTGCTAGCTGCGCGCCCACCCGAGTTTCCAAATACACGACGCCTTCGCCGTTGCACTCAATCAAGCACTCGTCCTTGCTGTATCGGCCGGCTAGCGGGTAAAAGATTGTTAAGGTCTCTGCTAAGGATTTTTCCAATTGGTTTTGCCTATTGGAACTCTCATTTGTGGTATCGTCGCTCACGTTTTTAGCAACCGGGTAGTAGAAAATCCAACCGGTGTATTCCGTAGGAGCTAGTTGGTCGATGAAGGCCACTTTGATGTTCTTCTTCTGCGAGGTTGGGATTGAGGGTTTGATGAGCTTCCTGGACAAGATTTTCACTTccattcttgaattttttttttgtttctgtaaAATTAACCAACAAAAGTGATATTTCAGATTGTTTCCTCAATGTACTCCTATCAAGTCTTTCTAGTTATATATATTCATCTGCGGATGGACATATAAGGCCATCCatagtggcataatcaaaaatgaataaccaaaagttgtcacatcagcttttgattatccatttaaaaagttgctaagcttaacaatgttgaggt encodes:
- the LOC131311852 gene encoding uncharacterized protein LOC131311852, which translates into the protein MASELPNCLSSSTGIDALDELDATEIDESLLRDLLEELEEDEEVKNDQNSCSTCAVQPTEATAMETVHPGMLGCDEFSEQITRSHVHDSLWLDIMEMDPPSPMIMNEMMTTMWYGESCVEEGIGGGMVDFGGNGSEESHLYHHGALSIDNYETPYGFLWQHDNFPTAKLLYGPDCATQTSRGASAAMAPTCILLGTHLMEN
- the LOC131311853 gene encoding pelargonidin 3-O-(6-caffeoylglucoside) 5-O-(6-O-malonylglucoside) 4'''-malonyltransferase-like, yielding MEVKILSRKLIKPSIPTSQKKNIKVAFIDQLAPTEYTGWIFYYPVAKNVSDDTTNESSNRQNQLEKSLAETLTIFYPLAGRYSKDECLIECNGEGVVYLETRVGAQLARIVHGGPELLILLVPEDEEVGSFGNGTAIPVLALQVNVFECGGIAISVQIFHGIGDGFTLAAFFDAWTKTSRGAVGEINRLSFELGSVIPARSSQEPKSTPRTKKVVTRRFVFDGASIKSLKAKVGGTKTRVELVSALIWRALIGVSQAKHGYLRAYQLVQPTGLRRKIGLPESDNAFGNFFTLSTALFLPGQSKMELHDLAGLAGDAIRNTLASCKEAMLAGEEDFFRVVKKLFAEPGKRSVDEEVDFYAITSLCRFPLYEADFGWGKPVWVSTYDKPREVANLFDTKCGMGIEAWVRLDEQDMLHFQQDKDIKAFSS